From Rutidosis leptorrhynchoides isolate AG116_Rl617_1_P2 chromosome 3, CSIRO_AGI_Rlap_v1, whole genome shotgun sequence, a single genomic window includes:
- the LOC139900050 gene encoding uncharacterized protein, with product MESVFRLSNCGEADKVKYATRNLSGGALTWWTAYAGIVGWTAALAIPWETLKTMMAGKYCPRNQVQKFEVEFWELRMKNLEVEEYNNRFLELAALCPSMVTPESKKIEKYIIGLPPQIQENAIAAGKESIEATMLMTQNLVMAARRNAKEKQTEVKTTDNKIKFEPTQGASQNSNKKIGDITKNGYVGTKPQCKRCNKHHHGLCTAKCGRCKRIGHSTENCRVTLPATNTTPTVPTCFGCGEKGHYKNNCPKNKTATTDIAKGRDFVMTVEEARNDDDVITITFLVNNCYASVLFDTGADRSYVSIEFCTLFDEKPQTLDTKCLVEMANGKFVKVDRIYKECNLTLADKTFKVDLMPVELGSFDVILGMDWLSLMKVGIQCFDKTINIPLETGEILVIQGDKGGSKLNLISCIKTQKYLMKGCQAILAHIKEVKPDERRIEDVLVVKDFPEVFLDELPGLSPQRQTVQFLGHVVDSNGIHVDPAKITAIQNWKTPKNILID from the exons ATGGAATCTGTGTTTCGTCTGAGTAATTGCGGTGAAGCTGACAAGGTCAAGTATGCTACTAGAAATCTATCTGGTGGAGctctaacttggtggactgcttatgctggTATAGTTGGATGGACTGCTGCCCTAGCCATACCCTGGGAAACATTAAAAACCATGATGGCTGGCAAGTATTGTCCCAGGAATCAAGTTCAGAAATTTGAAGTCGAATTTTGGGAGTTGAGAATGAAAAATCTTGAAGTTGAGGAATACAACAACCGATTTCTGGAGCTAGCTGCTCTATGCCCTAGTATGGTTACTCCCGAGAGCAAGAAGATTGAAAAGTATATCATCGGTCTTCCTCCTCAAATCCAGGAGAATGCTATAGCTGCTGGTAAAGAATCTATTGAGGCTACGATGTTAATGACCCAAAATCTGGTTATGGCTGCAAGGAGAAATGCCAAGGAAAAACAAACCGAAGTGAAGACTACTGATAACAAAATAAAGTTTGAGCCTACTCAAGGCGCAAGTCAGAATTCAAACAAGAAGATTGGTGATATTACAAAAAATGGTTATGTTGGAACAAAGCCGCAATGTAAACGCTGTAATAAACATCATCATGGGTTGTGCACTGCTAAGTGCGGAAGGTGTAAGAGGATTGGTCACTCGACCGAGAATTGTAGAGTTACTCTGCCTGCTACAAATACAACTCCAACCGTGCCTACTTGTTTCGGTTGTGGAGAAAAGGGGCATTACAAGAACAACTGCCCTAAGAACAAGACTGCAACAACTGATATTGCTAAGGGAAGAGATTTCGTCATGACCGTTGAAGAAGCTAGGAACGATGATGACGTCATCACTATTACGTTTCTTGTCAACAACTGTTATGCTTctgttttattcgatactggtgctgatagaagctatgtgTCTATTGAATTTTGTACCTTATTTGACGAGAAACCTCAAACCTTAGACACTAAGTGTCTTGTAGAAATGGCCAACGGGAAATTTGTAAAAGTTGACCGAATCTACAAGGAATGTAATCTGACTCTAGCCGATAAAACCTTCAAGGTTGACTTAATGCCTgttgaactaggaagctttgatgtaatcttAGGGATGGACTGGTTATCCCTGATGAAAGTGGGTATCCAATGTTTTGATAAGACAATTAATATTCCTCTCGAAACTGGTGAAATTCTTGTCATCCAAGGAGACAAGGGTGGTTCCAAACTTAATCTTATCTCATGCATCAAAACCCAAAAGTACCTTATGAAAGGATGTCAAGCCATTTTGGCTCACATAAAAGAAGTCAAGCCAGATGAACGGCGTATTGAAGACGTTCTTGTTGTTAAAGACTTTCCTGAAGTTTTTCTCGATGAACTCCCTGGTCTTTCACcacaaagacaa ACTGTTCAGTTTTTGGGACATGTAGTTGACAGCAATGGGATACATGTTGACCCCGCAAAGATCACGGCTATTCAGAACTGGAAAACACCTAAGAAC